The Solibacillus daqui genome has a segment encoding these proteins:
- a CDS encoding SulP family inorganic anion transporter, with product MQLKWSGRFEGYTFAHFKKDLISGTIVGIIAIPLAMSFAIASGVKPEYGIYTAIIAGILISLLGGSKYQIGGPTGAFVPVLLGIVLVYGYENLLIAGLMAGVMLVLMGVFKLGTLIKFIPRPVTVGFTAGIAVIIFTGQVGNFLGLSNMQQHEKFHMNVLEIASNMSTFNYYSVLVAGICLALILLTPRLLPKVPGTLVGIIVSTIIAVLFLQGQVATIGSTYGEIPNTLPQFQIPEITFERIYLLIGPAFVIAMLGGIESLLSAVVADGMTNSKHNSNRELIGQGVANIVTPLFGGIPATGAIARTATNIKTGATSPMSGIIHGVFVLLTLVLLAPLAVHIPLASLAPVLMMVAWNMSERHHFLHIVKLKSGDSLVLVITFLLTVFTSLTFAVQVGLILAVILFAKRMSDMLTVTKVLPNLEEHGGKLQSQMVSDTHDCPQISVYTIDGPLFFGAAQTFEQSILNTLHYRPAVFIMRLGKVPYIDSTGEEYFRSIVRDFQNNGGMILVSGVQPSLQIMLERNGLLELIGADHFYASTGEAISEAISIINQNKCFGCKHFAFRECQQLANGEQLEQPKQLIETTI from the coding sequence ATGCAATTGAAGTGGTCGGGGAGATTTGAGGGGTATACATTTGCACATTTTAAAAAGGATTTAATTTCGGGAACAATTGTTGGGATTATCGCAATTCCACTGGCGATGTCTTTTGCAATTGCATCAGGAGTAAAACCCGAATATGGCATATACACCGCGATAATTGCAGGGATATTAATATCGCTACTAGGTGGATCAAAATACCAAATAGGTGGGCCAACTGGTGCCTTTGTTCCGGTTTTACTTGGGATTGTACTCGTTTACGGATATGAAAATCTATTAATTGCTGGACTCATGGCGGGGGTCATGCTTGTTTTAATGGGTGTATTTAAGCTTGGCACACTCATAAAGTTCATTCCGAGACCTGTGACAGTTGGCTTTACAGCAGGGATTGCGGTCATCATTTTTACCGGACAAGTTGGTAATTTTTTAGGTCTATCGAATATGCAACAGCATGAAAAGTTTCATATGAATGTGCTAGAAATTGCTTCAAATATGAGCACATTCAATTATTATAGTGTGCTTGTAGCGGGAATTTGCCTTGCGCTTATTTTACTAACACCTCGCCTATTACCAAAAGTTCCAGGTACGCTTGTTGGCATTATTGTGTCTACTATTATTGCAGTGCTGTTTTTACAAGGACAAGTAGCGACAATCGGTTCCACATATGGTGAAATACCAAATACGTTACCTCAATTTCAAATACCTGAAATTACATTTGAACGAATCTATTTGTTAATTGGTCCTGCATTTGTTATTGCGATGCTTGGCGGGATTGAGTCATTATTATCTGCTGTTGTCGCAGATGGAATGACAAACAGTAAGCATAATAGTAATCGTGAACTAATCGGACAGGGAGTTGCTAATATTGTGACGCCGTTATTCGGGGGGATTCCTGCGACAGGTGCGATTGCACGTACGGCTACAAATATTAAAACTGGCGCAACTTCACCAATGTCCGGCATCATCCACGGGGTATTTGTACTGTTAACATTAGTATTGCTCGCACCGCTTGCCGTGCATATCCCACTTGCGAGTTTAGCACCGGTGCTAATGATGGTGGCATGGAATATGAGTGAACGTCATCATTTTTTACATATTGTAAAGCTCAAATCAGGGGATTCGCTTGTACTTGTTATTACGTTTTTATTAACCGTATTTACGAGCTTAACATTTGCGGTGCAGGTAGGCTTAATTTTAGCGGTTATCCTATTTGCGAAACGAATGAGTGATATGCTAACGGTAACAAAGGTGCTACCGAATTTAGAAGAGCATGGTGGGAAGTTGCAATCGCAAATGGTGTCAGATACACATGATTGTCCGCAAATTAGTGTTTATACAATTGATGGACCATTATTTTTTGGCGCGGCTCAAACGTTTGAACAATCAATATTAAATACACTTCATTATCGACCAGCAGTATTTATAATGCGCTTAGGAAAGGTACCTTATATTGATTCAACCGGTGAGGAATATTTCCGAAGCATCGTACGTGATTTCCAAAACAATGGTGGGATGATACTTGTCAGTGGTGTACAGCCAAGTTTACAAATCATGCTTGAACGCAACGGATTACTTGAATTGATTGGTGCGGATCATTTTTATGCATCAACAGGCGAGGCAATTTCTGAAGCAATTTCAATTATTAATCAAAACAAATGCTTTGGCTGTAAGCATTTTGCGTTTCGTGAATGTCAGCAGCTTGCGAATGGTGAGCAATTAGAACAACCAAAACAACTTATAGAAACAACCATTTAA
- a CDS encoding STAS domain-containing protein has translation MNFNVTMYPNQLLIVKLYGELDHHQTEKIRGDISKAILQGDVRLLVWNLEHLQFMDSAGIGLVLGRMRELRAVDGETMLLNPSPTMQKIFQFSGLSKFICFATEEQVILRSKGDFQWITK, from the coding sequence ATGAATTTTAATGTAACGATGTACCCGAATCAGCTATTAATTGTGAAGCTTTATGGAGAGCTCGATCATCATCAAACCGAAAAAATACGCGGAGATATTTCGAAAGCAATTTTGCAAGGAGATGTACGGCTGCTTGTTTGGAATTTAGAGCATTTGCAATTTATGGATAGCGCGGGAATTGGATTAGTACTTGGGCGAATGCGTGAACTAAGGGCAGTAGATGGAGAAACAATGCTGCTTAACCCATCACCAACAATGCAAAAAATCTTTCAATTTTCAGGGTTATCAAAATTTATATGCTTTGCGACAGAGGAACAGGTCATTTTACGTAGCAAGGGGGATTTTCAATGGATAACGAAATGA
- the spoIIAB gene encoding anti-sigma F factor, protein MDNEMTLTFLARSENESLARIAVTSFMAQLDPTVEELSECKTIVSEAVSNAIIHGYANNPNGMITVHATRFGAEISVAIKDEGCGIANIEQAREPLYTTKPELERSGMGFTIMESFADFLQIESTLGEGTIITFTKQISPLQAFVT, encoded by the coding sequence ATGGATAACGAAATGACACTTACATTTTTAGCGCGTAGTGAAAATGAAAGCTTGGCACGTATTGCGGTAACAAGCTTTATGGCGCAATTAGATCCGACCGTTGAAGAACTGTCTGAATGCAAAACAATCGTATCAGAGGCAGTATCGAATGCGATTATTCATGGCTATGCAAATAATCCAAACGGCATGATTACAGTCCATGCCACGCGCTTTGGTGCAGAAATAAGTGTGGCAATTAAGGATGAAGGCTGTGGAATTGCCAATATTGAGCAAGCACGCGAGCCATTATATACTACAAAACCAGAGTTAGAACGTTCAGGCATGGGCTTTACGATTATGGAAAGTTTTGCTGATTTTTTACAAATCGAATCAACGCTTGGTGAAGGAACAATTATCACTTTTACAAAGCAAATTTCCCCACTACAAGCATTTGTGACGTAA
- a CDS encoding SigF/SigG family RNA polymerase sporulation sigma factor, with product MERIEQSSETLLTQAHMRELIAMSQEGDTEARKRMIEGNTRLVWSIVQRFASRGVELEDLFQIGCIGLMKSVDKFDLSYDVKFSTYAVPMIIGEIQRFLRDDGMVKVSRSIRELNFKIRHATDEYLKTNEKSPSIAELAAILQVSPDEILMATDAMRDPASLHDQLFENDGDSITLMDQMRDDKSQLAFDYITLKDLLKRLGKREQSIIYFRYYLDLTQTEIADRLGISQVQVSRLEKKILAQLKTWIELPISSKR from the coding sequence GTGGAGAGAATCGAACAGTCATCTGAAACGTTATTAACACAAGCGCATATGCGTGAGCTTATCGCAATGTCTCAAGAAGGGGACACAGAGGCCAGAAAACGGATGATCGAAGGCAATACGAGGCTCGTGTGGTCAATTGTACAGCGCTTTGCTTCAAGAGGTGTAGAGCTTGAAGATTTATTTCAAATTGGCTGTATAGGGCTTATGAAATCTGTAGATAAGTTTGATTTATCCTATGATGTGAAATTTTCGACCTATGCCGTACCGATGATTATCGGGGAAATTCAACGATTTTTACGAGATGACGGAATGGTGAAAGTTAGTCGTTCAATACGCGAGCTTAATTTTAAAATTCGTCATGCGACGGATGAATATTTAAAAACAAATGAAAAATCACCGTCAATTGCAGAGCTCGCTGCGATTTTACAAGTATCACCGGATGAGATTTTAATGGCTACAGATGCAATGCGTGACCCAGCGAGCCTACACGATCAACTGTTTGAAAATGATGGGGATTCGATTACGCTTATGGATCAAATGCGTGACGATAAATCCCAGCTTGCTTTTGATTATATTACGCTCAAAGATTTATTGAAACGTTTAGGAAAACGAGAGCAATCGATTATCTATTTCCGCTATTATTTGGATTTAACACAGACGGAAATTGCGGACAGGCTCGGTATTTCACAAGTGCAAGTATCACGTTTGGAAAAAAAGATTTTAGCGCAATTAAAAACATGGATAGAACTACCAATATCAAGTAAGCGGTGA
- a CDS encoding spore germination protein, whose translation MKNQLFTSKEIAKGFLESRFDTDHTFDVCVKEITIKNLPTLTVYISGLVNGDSLTKLLANLQWEQHEEIDDENVYFEEHFNYHDKEQVTSIDDFLLGILSGRIGFITLSGYAFLAEFRQYPGRSPEEPDNEKVIRGSRDGFAENVIQNVALIRRRIRSTELRYQMHRVSTYGQTDVVIAYMGDLVNEDHLQWIIERLSQIKHDGLTMSDKSLEEWLFKQRFHPLPFVRYTERPDIVAAHLLEGHIAIIVDTSPSVMLMPVTMFHLLQHAEEYRQAPLIGTMMRLLRFGAVLLSFLLLPFWYLLITNEHIIPEQLSYIGISDKSEVPLFLQLMIADTGIEFLRIAAIHTPTPLSTAMGLIAGIIIGQIAIDVGLFSSEVVLYTAISAIFTFAIPNYELSISVKVFRLLLLSVTALFGINGFFIGIFAIFTYLCALKPMKVPYLWPLVPFFPKAFLRVFIRFPMSDDALRPYIIGAKQRKRA comes from the coding sequence ATGAAGAATCAACTATTTACATCAAAAGAGATTGCAAAAGGATTCTTAGAATCACGCTTTGACACGGATCACACTTTTGACGTATGCGTAAAAGAAATCACAATCAAAAATCTCCCGACACTGACAGTATATATTAGTGGATTAGTAAACGGAGACAGCTTGACCAAATTGTTAGCGAATTTGCAATGGGAACAGCATGAAGAAATAGATGATGAAAATGTCTATTTTGAAGAGCATTTTAACTATCACGATAAAGAACAAGTAACATCAATTGATGATTTTCTACTAGGTATTTTAAGTGGCCGAATAGGATTTATCACGTTGAGTGGCTATGCATTTTTAGCGGAGTTTCGCCAATATCCAGGCAGAAGTCCAGAAGAACCGGATAATGAAAAAGTAATTCGTGGTTCTCGCGACGGCTTCGCAGAAAATGTCATCCAAAATGTAGCGCTTATTCGTCGGCGTATTCGCAGTACAGAGCTTCGCTATCAAATGCATCGTGTTTCAACTTATGGTCAAACCGATGTTGTTATTGCTTATATGGGCGATTTGGTGAATGAGGATCACTTACAATGGATTATCGAGCGACTAAGCCAAATTAAGCATGATGGTCTAACGATGAGTGATAAATCATTAGAAGAATGGCTGTTTAAGCAAAGATTCCATCCGCTACCATTTGTTCGTTACACAGAAAGACCTGATATTGTTGCTGCACATTTATTAGAAGGGCATATTGCGATTATTGTGGATACATCTCCTTCAGTTATGCTTATGCCAGTGACGATGTTTCATTTATTACAGCATGCCGAGGAATATCGCCAAGCACCTCTAATTGGCACGATGATGCGTTTATTACGTTTTGGTGCAGTGCTATTAAGTTTTTTACTACTACCATTTTGGTACTTGCTCATAACAAATGAGCATATAATACCTGAACAATTATCGTATATAGGTATAAGTGATAAAAGTGAAGTACCGCTATTTTTGCAACTTATGATAGCAGATACCGGGATTGAATTTTTGCGAATAGCAGCTATTCACACCCCGACGCCATTATCGACTGCAATGGGTTTAATTGCTGGGATTATAATTGGTCAAATTGCAATTGATGTTGGATTGTTTTCTAGTGAAGTGGTACTATACACGGCCATTAGTGCGATATTTACGTTTGCAATACCCAATTATGAATTAAGTATTTCGGTGAAGGTATTCCGTTTATTGCTACTTTCGGTAACAGCACTATTTGGCATAAATGGATTTTTTATTGGAATTTTTGCGATATTCACGTATTTATGCGCATTAAAACCGATGAAAGTCCCTTATTTATGGCCGCTTGTTCCATTCTTCCCTAAAGCATTCTTACGAGTGTTTATTCGCTTTCCAATGTCAGATGACGCGTTGCGACCATATATCATTGGTGCTAAACAGCGAAAACGCGCATGA
- the lysA gene encoding diaminopimelate decarboxylase encodes MHFYGTQQVNEQGNLMIGGVDTVELAKQYRTPLFVYDTALIRKRARGFIDTFEKLGVTAQVAYASKAFACVAVYQLAAQENLSLDVVSGGELFTAIKAGFPAERIHFHGNNKSIAELELAFDTKIGCIVVDNFYEIAVLKEIAQRKNQKMNVLLRVTPGVEAHTHDFITTGQADSKFGFDLNNGQADEAFKQVVNDEFINLLGLHCHIGSQIFETEGFSLAAGKVMQKMGAWKQEHDFEATVLNLGGGFGIRYTAEDKPLEPHEYVADMIKTVQAESEKLSLTMPEIWIEPGRSLVGDAGTSLYTIGSQKTVPGLREYIAVDGGMSDNIRPALYDAKYEAVIANKANNAKTSTYTVAGKLCESGDKLIIDAALQKVETGDILAMFCTGAYGYSMASNYNRVPRPAVVFVENGEHQLAIQRESYENLVVNDLPLTLKKGE; translated from the coding sequence ATGCATTTTTATGGTACACAACAAGTAAACGAACAAGGAAATTTAATGATTGGTGGCGTTGACACAGTAGAGTTAGCAAAACAATATAGAACACCTTTATTCGTTTACGATACTGCGTTAATCCGAAAACGCGCGCGTGGCTTTATTGATACATTTGAAAAATTAGGTGTAACAGCACAAGTTGCATATGCTTCAAAAGCATTTGCCTGTGTAGCAGTGTATCAATTAGCTGCACAAGAAAATTTATCACTTGATGTTGTATCAGGAGGCGAATTATTTACTGCCATTAAAGCAGGATTCCCAGCAGAACGCATTCACTTCCACGGTAACAATAAATCGATTGCTGAACTTGAGTTAGCATTCGATACGAAAATTGGCTGTATCGTAGTAGATAATTTCTATGAAATCGCTGTTTTAAAAGAAATCGCTCAAAGAAAAAATCAAAAGATGAACGTATTATTACGTGTGACACCTGGTGTTGAAGCACATACACATGACTTTATTACAACAGGTCAAGCGGATTCGAAATTTGGCTTTGACTTAAATAACGGTCAAGCAGATGAAGCATTTAAACAAGTTGTTAATGATGAATTCATCAACCTTTTAGGTTTACACTGCCATATCGGTTCGCAAATTTTCGAAACAGAAGGTTTTAGCTTAGCGGCTGGAAAAGTAATGCAAAAGATGGGTGCTTGGAAACAAGAACATGACTTTGAAGCAACAGTACTAAACTTAGGTGGCGGCTTTGGTATTCGCTATACAGCAGAAGACAAGCCGCTTGAACCTCATGAGTATGTAGCTGATATGATTAAAACTGTGCAAGCAGAAAGCGAAAAATTAAGCTTAACAATGCCTGAAATTTGGATTGAGCCAGGCCGTTCGTTAGTAGGAGATGCGGGAACGTCTCTTTACACAATTGGCTCGCAAAAAACAGTACCTGGCTTGCGCGAATATATCGCGGTTGATGGTGGGATGAGCGATAATATCCGACCAGCATTATATGATGCAAAATATGAGGCTGTTATTGCGAACAAAGCGAACAACGCAAAAACAAGTACATATACTGTAGCAGGAAAGCTTTGTGAATCTGGTGATAAATTAATCATCGATGCTGCCTTACAAAAGGTGGAAACAGGTGATATTTTAGCAATGTTCTGTACTGGGGCATACGGCTATTCAATGGCATCAAACTACAACCGTGTTCCACGTCCTGCAGTAGTGTTTGTAGAAAATGGGGAGCATCAATTAGCTATTCAACGTGAAAGTTATGAAAATTTAGTTGTAAATGATCTACCGTTAACATTAAAAAAGGGTGAGTAA
- a CDS encoding GNAT family N-acetyltransferase: MLVRYKKALEKIAMGLISLMPQEKDIKRLMETIQQYDQNENWTLYLWKKDDEYVGAVGIVEENDVVTLQHITVIPSYRGEGVALKMLQELKEMGYDKIVANDETHSFVQKCKPILNNEADN, from the coding sequence ATGTTAGTTCGGTATAAAAAAGCACTTGAAAAAATTGCGATGGGATTAATTTCATTAATGCCACAAGAAAAAGATATCAAACGCTTAATGGAAACCATTCAACAATATGATCAAAACGAAAATTGGACGTTGTATTTGTGGAAAAAGGATGACGAATATGTAGGTGCTGTCGGGATTGTGGAAGAAAACGATGTAGTAACATTGCAACATATTACGGTAATCCCATCTTATCGTGGCGAAGGTGTAGCTTTAAAAATGTTACAAGAGCTTAAAGAAATGGGCTATGACAAAATTGTTGCCAATGATGAGACACATTCATTTGTTCAAAAGTGTAAACCTATATTAAATAACGAAGCAGATAATTAA
- a CDS encoding DUF309 domain-containing protein — MHPLFHPLFIEYCAYFNGNEDYFECHEVLEEYWKEVAPGEKLHSLVGYVQLATGMYHWRRENFNGADRIFQKAINNFKSNKNSPYFDYVYFEQLIEDMQLQHKRITAHEKFTRIKIPINHPELHIAVLDKIIATPTLDPHFLLNKHMLRDRSDIIALREANKLKNTNDKTSRNQ, encoded by the coding sequence ATGCATCCTTTGTTTCACCCACTGTTTATTGAGTACTGTGCTTATTTTAATGGCAATGAGGACTATTTTGAATGCCATGAAGTATTAGAAGAATATTGGAAGGAAGTCGCACCTGGTGAAAAACTTCACTCACTTGTAGGCTATGTCCAGCTTGCTACAGGTATGTATCATTGGCGTCGCGAAAATTTCAATGGCGCCGATCGGATATTTCAAAAAGCGATCAACAATTTTAAAAGCAATAAAAATTCACCATATTTTGATTATGTCTACTTTGAACAATTGATAGAGGACATGCAGCTACAACATAAACGTATAACAGCTCACGAAAAGTTCACGCGTATTAAAATTCCGATTAACCATCCGGAGCTTCACATAGCTGTGCTTGATAAAATCATAGCAACACCAACACTTGACCCACACTTCCTACTTAATAAACATATGCTACGTGACCGTTCCGATATTATCGCTTTGCGTGAAGCGAATAAGTTAAAAAACACAAATGATAAAACATCAAGGAACCAATAG
- a CDS encoding segregation/condensation protein A, whose translation MSYEVKLEAFSGPLDLLLHLINRLEIDIYDIPMAELTEQYIDHIHAMQTLELNEASEYLVMAATLLAIKSRTLIPINEGEIDAEEFEVDEMDPRDELVARLIEYKKYKEAAVQLQELESERGQVFTKAPADLSEYMPKEQMTLFDTNVNVYDMLSAFQKLLRRKQLKKPLSTRIARQEISVKEQMQTVVNILKQSGGKMLFSQLFESDDKPMLVLTFLTLLELMKRQVVFVEQENNFDDLSVLLKKEEIDDELEQIIEPN comes from the coding sequence ATGTCTTATGAAGTAAAGCTAGAGGCTTTTAGTGGGCCACTGGATTTATTGTTACATTTAATTAACCGCCTGGAAATTGATATATATGATATTCCAATGGCAGAGCTGACGGAACAATATATTGACCATATCCATGCGATGCAAACGCTTGAGCTAAATGAAGCAAGCGAATACTTAGTTATGGCGGCAACATTACTTGCTATTAAAAGTCGCACGCTCATTCCGATTAATGAGGGCGAAATTGATGCGGAAGAATTCGAAGTCGATGAAATGGATCCACGTGATGAATTAGTAGCACGTTTAATCGAGTATAAAAAGTACAAGGAAGCAGCAGTCCAATTACAAGAACTTGAAAGTGAACGTGGGCAAGTGTTTACAAAAGCTCCTGCTGATTTATCGGAATATATGCCGAAAGAGCAAATGACATTATTCGATACAAATGTCAATGTATACGATATGTTAAGCGCATTCCAAAAGTTATTGCGTCGCAAACAGTTGAAAAAGCCATTATCAACAAGAATCGCACGTCAGGAAATTTCAGTAAAAGAACAAATGCAGACGGTCGTCAATATTTTAAAGCAATCAGGTGGGAAAATGCTGTTTTCACAGTTATTCGAATCAGATGACAAACCAATGCTTGTACTGACATTTTTAACATTACTGGAGCTGATGAAACGTCAAGTTGTTTTTGTAGAACAAGAAAATAACTTTGACGATTTATCTGTATTGCTAAAGAAGGAGGAAATTGACGATGAACTCGAACAAATTATTGAGCCGAATTGA
- the scpB gene encoding SMC-Scp complex subunit ScpB — protein sequence MNSNKLLSRIEALLFVAGDEGMTAKQLAQYIEVEIMDIEAGLSELQSQYDDEESRGITLKELAGTYQLTTKPEVADTLKRLIENPTNQVLTAASLEVLSIIAYKQPITRAEVEDIRGVKSERPIATLVSRALVQEVGRAEGTGRAILYGTTKEFLNYFGLKNINELPPLPEDVDADDEQPTDLFLTKFQETFNQN from the coding sequence ATGAACTCGAACAAATTATTGAGCCGAATTGAGGCATTATTATTCGTAGCAGGTGATGAAGGTATGACAGCAAAACAGCTTGCACAATATATTGAAGTGGAAATAATGGATATTGAAGCAGGGTTAAGCGAGCTACAATCACAATATGATGACGAAGAATCACGCGGCATCACATTAAAAGAGCTTGCGGGTACCTATCAACTAACAACAAAACCAGAGGTAGCAGATACATTAAAAAGATTAATTGAAAACCCGACCAACCAAGTATTAACGGCAGCTTCTTTAGAAGTACTTTCAATTATTGCGTACAAGCAGCCGATTACTCGTGCAGAAGTAGAAGATATACGAGGGGTGAAAAGTGAGCGACCTATTGCAACGCTTGTATCCCGCGCATTAGTGCAAGAAGTAGGTCGAGCAGAAGGAACAGGCCGTGCGATTTTATATGGTACAACGAAGGAATTTTTAAATTACTTTGGCTTAAAAAATATTAATGAGCTTCCACCATTGCCAGAAGATGTGGATGCAGATGATGAACAACCGACTGATTTATTTTTAACGAAATTCCAGGAAACATTTAATCAAAATTAA
- a CDS encoding D-alanyl-D-alanine carboxypeptidase family protein, giving the protein MKKWIVSLVIILFVGFHSNQVSAAYASYVVIDAENGRTLVGQNEHERLPIASLTKIWTALIVLERSELTDLVYVSSRAASVEGSSIYLEQGQTYTIDYLVHGLMMQSGNDAATALAEHVGGSIEGFVYLMNEKAKLYQLTNTYFTNPTGLHDDKHLSSAYDTAKMLQIAMQNEEFQKVASTKVFSQGMTWKNKHRLLHEDVGAIAGKTGYTKVASRTLATFFKREQKSFVVVTLNEGNDWNIHKELANYIDANFSNEVIVKKGIYKTNGLSVSVEEPIQMLLRKGEEPKLQHILLVSRHPESKRAAWRVFEGERVVASKLVQIKAR; this is encoded by the coding sequence TTGAAAAAATGGATAGTGAGTTTAGTAATTATTCTGTTTGTTGGCTTTCATTCAAATCAAGTAAGTGCTGCCTATGCAAGTTATGTAGTTATTGATGCCGAAAATGGTCGTACATTGGTCGGACAAAATGAACACGAGCGCTTACCAATAGCAAGCTTAACAAAAATTTGGACGGCTTTAATCGTACTGGAACGTAGTGAGTTAACGGATTTAGTGTATGTTTCAAGTCGTGCAGCTTCAGTGGAGGGTTCTTCAATATATTTAGAACAGGGACAAACCTATACAATCGACTATTTAGTACATGGCCTTATGATGCAATCAGGCAATGACGCAGCAACTGCATTAGCCGAGCATGTAGGTGGCTCTATTGAAGGCTTCGTCTATTTAATGAATGAAAAGGCAAAATTGTATCAACTTACAAACACCTATTTCACCAATCCAACGGGCTTACATGATGATAAGCATTTATCGTCTGCCTATGATACAGCAAAAATGCTACAAATTGCGATGCAAAATGAGGAATTTCAAAAAGTTGCCTCAACAAAAGTTTTTTCGCAAGGTATGACTTGGAAAAACAAGCATCGCTTACTTCACGAAGATGTTGGGGCAATCGCTGGAAAAACAGGGTACACAAAAGTAGCAAGCCGCACACTTGCTACTTTTTTTAAACGGGAACAAAAATCATTTGTGGTCGTCACATTAAATGAAGGGAATGATTGGAATATTCACAAAGAATTGGCTAACTATATAGATGCAAATTTTTCGAATGAAGTTATTGTAAAAAAAGGTATTTACAAAACGAATGGCCTGTCCGTTTCGGTTGAAGAACCGATCCAAATGCTTTTAAGAAAAGGAGAGGAACCAAAGCTTCAGCACATACTTCTTGTATCTAGGCATCCTGAGTCAAAGCGAGCGGCTTGGCGCGTATTTGAAGGCGAACGTGTCGTCGCATCAAAACTTGTACAAATTAAGGCGCGTTAA
- a CDS encoding pseudouridine synthase, translating to MERLQKVIAYAGVASRRKAEQLILEGKVKVNGKVIKELGTKVSNSDDIEVEGVKLEKEDKVYFLLYKPRGYISAVTDDKGRKTVTDIFKKHVHQRIFPVGRLDYDTTGLLLLTNDGEFSNLMTHPKFKIDKTYIARVKGVPTKQGLMKLQGGIKLEDGKTAPAKVSMTSFDEKAGKAICEITIHEGRNRQVRRMFEAIGTPVVKLKRERFAFLDLTGLSPGEYRQLTKHEVKLLRVLAETGKIDSNR from the coding sequence ATGGAACGATTACAGAAAGTGATTGCATACGCAGGTGTAGCATCACGTCGTAAAGCAGAGCAATTAATTTTAGAAGGTAAAGTAAAGGTAAACGGAAAAGTTATTAAAGAACTTGGGACAAAAGTTTCGAATTCGGATGATATCGAAGTAGAAGGTGTGAAATTAGAAAAAGAAGATAAAGTGTACTTCTTGCTCTATAAACCACGTGGTTATATTTCCGCTGTCACTGATGACAAAGGTCGTAAAACAGTAACAGATATTTTCAAAAAGCATGTACATCAACGTATTTTCCCAGTTGGTCGTTTAGATTACGATACAACAGGCTTACTATTATTAACGAATGATGGGGAGTTCTCAAACCTAATGACGCACCCAAAATTCAAAATTGATAAAACGTATATCGCGCGTGTTAAAGGTGTACCAACGAAGCAAGGGTTAATGAAGCTACAGGGCGGAATTAAGCTTGAAGATGGTAAAACGGCACCAGCGAAAGTAAGTATGACAAGCTTCGATGAAAAAGCAGGCAAAGCGATTTGTGAAATTACCATTCACGAAGGCCGTAACCGCCAAGTACGTCGTATGTTCGAAGCAATTGGCACACCTGTTGTGAAATTAAAACGTGAGCGCTTTGCATTCCTAGATTTAACAGGTCTTTCACCAGGTGAATACCGTCAGTTAACGAAGCACGAAGTAAAATTATTACGCGTATTAGCCGAAACTGGTAAAATCGATTCCAATAGATAG